Proteins encoded together in one Triticum dicoccoides isolate Atlit2015 ecotype Zavitan chromosome 7B, WEW_v2.0, whole genome shotgun sequence window:
- the LOC119337275 gene encoding aspartyl protease AED1-like has protein sequence MASPLLLCILLVVFGNYLSISAAGDGGQSFVVVSTRSFQTQDVCSTSTSRVTRRPNRAGAAVPLVHRHGPCAKSPSTDKPSSFAETLHRSRVRADYIMSRALRGRGTTKMQEQEEGKVSMPAHLGTSVDSQEYVVTLGLGTPAVEQVLLMDTGSDLSWVQCAPCNFTDCYPQKDPLFDPRKSSTYAPIPCGSDVCKRLQSDHFDNGCSMNGNGTQSQCGYRVEYGGGLKTRGVYSNEALTMAPGVVIKDFHFGCAYQQIGSDDKSDGLLGLGGAPESLPVQTSAVYGGSFSYCLPPVSSGTGFLALGAPTNTSGFSFTPMTPFMDYATFYLVKLTGISVGGKQLRIPPKVFEGGLIVDCGNIISHLPSTPYAKLQSAFRAAMAAYPLIPSDEYDTCYNFTGYNNVTVPKVALTFTGGVTIDLDVPNGVLLDGCLAFTESGSDDYVGFLGNVQMRTLEMLYDVRGGRLGFRAGAC, from the exons ATGGCTTCTCCTTTGCTCTTGTGCATCCTCCTGGTGGTATTTGGCAACTACCTTTCCATTTCTGCTGCAGGCGACGGTGGGCAAAGCTTCGTTGTGGTGTCAACCAGGTCATTTCAGACACAAGATGTCTGCTCCACCTCCACATCCAGAG TGACGCGGCGGCCAAACCGCGCCGGCGCCGCTGTGCCGCTGGTGCACAGGCACGGACCCTGTGCCAAGTCGCCGTCCACCGACAAGCCATCATCTTTCGCCGAGACACTTCACAGAAGCCGCGTCCGCGCAGACTACATCATGAGCAGAGCACTGAGGGGGAGGGGCACCACCAAGATGCAGGAGCAAGAGGAGGGCAAGGTGAGCATGCCGGCCCACCTGGGCACCTCCGTGGACTCGCAAGAGTACGTGGTGACGTTGGGCCTGGGCACGCCGGCCGTGGAGCAGGTCCTCCTCATGGACACCGGCAGCGACCTGTCCTGGGTGCAGTGCGCGCCATGTAACTTCACCGACTGCTACCCTCAGAAGGATCCCTTGTTCGACCCGCGCAAGTCGTCCACGTACGCTCCCATCCCCTGCGGCTCCGACGTTTGCAAGAGACTCCAGTCCGACCACTTCGACAATGGCTGCAGCATGAATGGCAATGGCACCCAGTCCCAGTGCGGGTATCGAGTCGAGTATGGAGGAGGATTAAAGACCAGAGGCGTGTACAGCAACGAGGCGCTCACGATGGCGCCCGGCGTCGTCATCAAGGACTTCCATTTCGGATGTGCATACCAGCAGATTGGCTCCGACGACAAGTCTGACGGCCTGCTCGGGCTCGGTGGCGCGCCCGAGTCGCTCCCTGTTCAGACCTCCGCGGTGTACGGCGGCTCTTTCTCCTACTGCCTCCCGCCGGTGAGCAGCGGCACCGGGTTCCTCGCCCTCGGCGCGCCCACCAACACCTCGGGCTTCTCCTTCACGCCCATGACCCCCTTCATGGATTACGCTACCTTCTATCTGGTGAAGCTCACCGGCATCAGCGTCGGCGGGAAGCAGCTCCGCATCCCACCGAAGGTGTTCGAGGGGGGCCTGATCGTAGACTGCGGTAATATCATCTCACATCTGCCATCGACGCCCTACGCGAAACTGCAGTCCGCGTTCCGAGCGGCCATGGCGGCTTACCCGCTCATCCCGAGCGACGAGTATGACACATGCTACAACTTCACCGGATACAACAACGTCACCGTGCCCAAGGTTGCTCTCACGTTCACCGGCGGCGTCACGATCGACCTCGATGTCCCCAACGGGGTTCTGTTGGATGGCTGTCTGGCCTTCACCGAGTCCGGGTCAGATGATTACGTCGGGTTCCTCGGCAATGTCCAGATGAGAACATTGGAGATGTTGTACGACGTCAGGGGTGGTAGactcggattccgggcaggtgcctgCTGA
- the LOC119337043 gene encoding aspartyl protease family protein At5g10770-like, with protein MASPHLFLCILLVVFGSYLATISAAGDVKPRPNRAGAAVPLVHRHGPCAKSPSTDKPSSFAEALHRSRVRADYIMSRALRGRGTTTTMEMHEQEEGKVSIPAHLGTSEDSQEYVVTLGLGTPAVEQVLLLDTGSDLSWVQCAPCNSTDCYPQKDPLFDPRKSSTYAPIPCGSDVCKSLKSNHLDNGCSMNDNGTQSQCGYRVEYGGGLKTRGVYSTEALTLAPGEVVKDFHFGCAYKQRGADDKSDGLLGLGGAPQSLPVQTSALYGGSFSYCLPPVSSGTGFLALGAPSNTSGFSFTPMTDFMDDGTSYLVKLTGISVGGKQLRIPRKVFEGGLIVDCGNIISHLPSTPYAKLRSAFRAAMAAYPLIPSDDDDTCYNFTGYSDVTVPKVALTFTGGVTVDLDVPNGVLLDGCLAFTESGSDGYVGFLGNVQMRTLEMLYDARGGGLGFRTGAC; from the exons ATGGCTTCTCCTCACTTGTTCTTGTGCATCCTCCTTGTCGTATTTGGCAGCTACCTTGCCACCATTTCTGCTGCAGGCGACG TGAAGCCGCGGCCAAACCGCGCCGGCGCCGCTGTGCCTCTGGTGCACAGGCACGGACCCTGTGCCAAGTCTCCGTCCACCGACAAGCCATCATCTTTCGCCGAGGCGCTTCACAGAAGCCGCGTCCGCGCAGACTACATCATGAGCAGAGCACTGAGGGGGAggggcaccaccaccaccatggagATGCACGAACAGGAGGAGGGCAAGGTGAGCATCCCGGCGCACCTGGGCACCTCCGAGGACTCGCAGGAGTACGTGGTGACGTTGGGCCTGGGCACGCCGGCCGTGGAGCAGGTCCTGCTCCTGGACACCGGCAGCGATCTGTCGTGGGTGCAGTGCGCGCCATGCAACTCCACCGACTGCTACCCTCAGAAGGATCCCTTGTTCGACCCGCGCAAGTCCTCCACGTACGCTCCCATCCCCTGCGGCTCCGACGTCTGCAAGAGCCTCAAGTCCAACCACTTGGACAATGGCTGCAGCATGAACGACAATGGCACCCAGTCCCAGTGCGGGTATCGAGTCGAATACGGAGGAGGTTTAAAGACCAGGGGCGTGTACAGCACCGAGGCGCTCACGCTGGCTCCCGGCGAAGTGGTCAAGGACTTCCATTTCGGCTGCGCATACAAGCAGCGCGGTGCCGACGACAAGTCCGACGGCCTGCTCGGGCTCGGCGGGGCGCCCCAGTCGCTCCCGGTCCAGACCTCCGCCCTCTACGGCGGCTCCTTCTCCTACTGCCTCCCGCCGGTGAGCAGTGGCACCGGGTTCCTCGCCCTTGGCGCGCCCAGCAACACCTCGGGCTTCTCATTCACGCCGATGACTGACTTCATGGATGATGGAACCTCCTACCTGGTGAAGCTCACCGGCATCAGCGTCGGCGGGAAGCAGCTCCGCATCCCACGGAAGGTGTTCGAGGGGGGCCTGATCGTGGACTGCGGTAATATCATCTCACATCTACCGTCGACGCCCTACGCTAAACTGCGGTCCGCGTTCCGGGCGGCCATGGCGGCTTACCCGCTCATCCCTAGTGATGACGACGACACATGCTATAACTTCACCGGATACAGCGATGTTACCGTGCCCAAGGTCGCACTCACGTTCACGGGCGGCGTCACGGTCGACCTCGATGTCCCCAATGGAGTTCTGCTGGATGGCTGTCTGGCATTCACCGAGTCCGGGTCAGATGGTTACGTGGGGTTCCTCGGCAATGTCCAAATGAGAACGTTGGAGATGTTGTACGACGCTAGGGGTGGTGGACTTGGATTCCGGACAGGTGCGTGCTGA